The segment CATACGGGCACTGGTGATTCACTCCGATGGTATCAGATAAACTAGGTGCGGAAACAGCAGGAATAGCGGGGGACAAAAGGGTCTATAACAAGGCACCAGGATAAACCTCTttcacctcttcttcttctcctttttgttttacGGTGGTTGGCATCCAGCGTTtggtgcattaccgccacctactgctctGGAGTGTGGATCAGACAATAGATAACACGCCTTGACGGCTGTTAGAATGAAATGATCTCAAGCTTGCTAGAACTGAGAAAGAATCTGAGCAAATCAgtatcttgtcttgtctggATTTTTCCACCCATCTTAAAGCAATCAACACAGCCAACATTTCCACCGTGTAGACCCCTAACACATTACATGTTCTTCTATTAATACCAACTGCTTTTGCTGGTACTGCCACCCCAAATCCTGTCACTCCTGTCTCTGGTTCTTTAGCTCCATCCATACATACCCATATACAATCACTATACTTTCCCAttacatgacatttaaaagcattaaccAAGTCTATTttacctttttcttttcttttaagctCTAACAAATACCAGTCTACATCTGACCATATAAGCAACCATGGCGGTATCACCGGATACACTACTGTGGGGCTTATCCTCACTCCTAAGTCTCCTAGTTCAATTGCCACATCATTTCCTACCCGCCCAAAATTTTCCCTCTGATTCTTCCCATTCTCCCAGCACTCCTGCAGAACTTCTTTTGTTGGGTGAGAATCACTGTGTCCCTGCAAATTTGCCCAGTAACTCACCATCAGTTGCTTCCTTCTCAATCCCAGTGGCATCTCTCCCATCTCTACCTGTAAAGCAGGTACTGGTGATGTTTTAAAAGCCCCACTGCAAACTCTCAGTGCCTGTGCCTGAAATAGCCTGGCATATTGTTCTTCTCACTACTGCCTGTGCCCACTTATACTGGATTAAATGTTGTATGTTATGGGTTCTTTTAAGTTGTCTAaattctctgtttctctttctaaCAGCCTGACAACATTCCTCTGTCCACCATGGAACCGGTTTCCTATTCATCTTATTTTTACTCCTGGGAATAGCTCCCTCTGCTGCCCTAATAATTCCTGAGGTTATCTGATTGTTTATTTCCTCTATATCTACAGAAAAGTGAATTCTTGTCATTGTTTCTTCACTTAACTCCTAGAACGAATCCCATTTTGCCTTTACAAAACCGACTTTGAGATTTGTACATTTGCATTTGCTTCCACTCTGTCTCCTACCAAGCATGACACTGGGTAGTGATCACTACCTACAGTTGACTCTGTCCAAACTACCCAGTTACTAACTCCAGCCATGGGACTAGACACTAAAGTGATGTCTAATGCTCAGACTCAGTACCTGCAGTTATGTATACCCTGGTTCCTCTCCCATCATTCATACATACCAAATTCCTTTCATCCATTAATTCTTCAACTACTTTCCCATTTGAGTCTGTTTGTGAGTGTGCTGCATTGACAATGAGctgaattttaacattttttgattttacTTCAGCTGTACTGTTGACCACTCCTGCAATGAATCTCACTGAGTATccacatatatgtgtgtgtgtgtgtgtgtgtgtatatatatatatacatatgtgtgtgtgtgtgtgtgtatatatatatataNNNNNNNNNNNNNNNNNNNNNNNNNNNNNNNNNNNNNNNNNNNNNNNNNNNNNNNNNNNNNNNNNNNNNNNNNNNNNNNNNNNNNNNNNNNNNNNNNNNNNNNNNNNNNNNNNNNNNNNNNNNNNNNNNNNNNNNNNNNNNNNNNNNNNNNNNNNNNNNNNNNNNNNNNNNNNNNNNNNNNNNNNNNNNNNNNNNNNNNNNNNNNNNNNNNNNNNNNNNNNNNNNNNNNNNNNNNNNNNNNNNNNNNNNNNNNNNNNNNNNNNNNNNNNNNNNNNNNNNNNNNNNNNNNNNNNNNNNNNNNNNNNNNNNNNNNNNNNNNNNNNNNNNNNNNNNNNNNNNNNNNNNNNNNNNNNNNNNNNNNNNNNNNNNNNNNNNNNNNNNNNNNNNNNNNNNNNNNNNNNNNNNNNNNNNNNNNNNNNNNNNNNNNNNNNgaaattcgcctcctccgcccaaatcaaaccggaatgccaaaaaattgggggtctgcccccagaggctgtatcgccgtctgccggaagtcagacgctgaatacagccgatgggttctgagaatggAATGTGGTCAGGATACAATGCAGGCCCTTAAGTTAATTTGTCCTTTCgtctttcatattttttcaaACATAATACATTTTCTCATGATTCTCTAACCAAGACTACTTCTtatttagttgtagtcttgttttcgtcatgaaaataggtcattaacaaatatctatcgtcttagtttttcattagaattattagaacaGACATATACACGAGCAGCAGGGAATTGGTGCATTAGGCAGCAGCACTGactaaagggatagtgcacccaaaaatgaaaattcagccattatctactcacccatatgccgatggaggccctggtgaagttttagagtcctcacatcccttgcagagatcggtGGGGGcagcagctagcacacctaatggtagacggcgccccagactaacgtccaagaacacaaaattgaatccacaaagtatctccatactgctcatccgtagtgatccaagtgtgctgcagccccggcataaaaagttgtttggaaaaacgtcatatgaactctgtttttaacctcactgtagcctgtagctctgactgcttctctgtgctctgcgctCACATGTGCGTGCTTGCGTGCAACCAGcaaaagcatgagctttgcttacccgtgtttacatcacgtgacacgtgaacagtaaccacagagctaaaagataatttgcactacggtcttttagcaaaggacagcccaacatgtcttgagactttgaaattgaggaggaacagcatttctttgttgagccgtatttgtttgagcccgagtatacggacggaactcaggctactggacgaagcagccgccgcagctcatgagcctaaccctcagccagccgcagaataccggagtcgagcactggaaacctggtggtgtagttgtttcaaatgcaaagcaatgccaacggatgaggaaagtctttgctgctcagactgggaattggcgatgcctgcacttgagaatctggacatcagtactgacgagactgctgctcttcagagaccgtgcatcaccgatcaccctgagcgcgcacacgtgagcgcggagcacagagaagcagtcagagctacaggctacagtgaggctaaaaacagagttcatatgacgtttttcgaaacaactttttatgtcggggctgcagcacacttggatcactacggatgagcagtatggagatactttgtggattcaattttgtgttcttggatgttagtctggggcgcagtctgccattaggtgtgctagccgctccccccgccgatctccgcaagggatgtaaggactctaaaacttcaccagggcctccatcggcatatgggtgagtagataatggctgaattttcatttttgggtgcactatccctttaagtggtAGGTGATTGATTTGCCTGACACTGATTGATTTAGATTCAGCACCGCAGTAGTGGGCAGCTCCAgttaagagcttcttaaagagCGATCTTAAGAGCGATCCTACGAAGGGCATTAAGAACTCATCTGGAAAAAAACCCTATCTTAGCGACCCTTCTTAGCTAAGACGTTCTTAAATGTGCTCTTAAGTCTTAAGATCGATCGTAACTGGGAAACGCGGCCAATGTCTGACAAACAACTGGCACCTTTTTTGGTTTAGGtcctctcagaaaatattgaaaaaaaaaaaaaaaaaaaaaaagctcttccTGTAACTAAAACTCAAGGTGTCATCACTCTGATCCCGATACCAAACAAAGACAGGGACTGCCTAGAAAACTAGCTTCCTATCACactttcaaatgatgatcataAAATTTTGGCCCGTTTTTGCGAGCAGAACAGTTTGTTTGCAAATGTGACCATTATGATGCGCAAAATTCAGATGGAAGGCAGGAAAAGATCAATCTATGTCCTGCATGAATTGGATTCAGAGGAAAGTGACTACATAAAATGGCTGGATGAACCTGCAGACAGCAGGTATCATCAGAAAATAGAAACTCATGTTGGATGTGAGCCATACAAAACCaagaaaaatgactcaaatgaaTCAACAACTTGACCACTTTGCCCGGTGTGGACACAGTCGACATTTTCAAATTACCTCATCCTCCAGACCTTTCAACATTATTAACATTATACAGTGAGTGGCTTCAAGCCTACAAGTGTCTATAGTAAGGCTACGCAGTATGTTGAAAATGTAACTTCACTGCAGTATCAACATGTGCGATACAGGTATCACAAAAGACTGCTTGAACTGCAATAATTAGTATATTTAAAGGTGCCATGCATTGACATGATGCGTGCCGTATTGAAACAGAGGTGTTGGGTTACTATACTTATTTTGAGTATTTCTCATGTCACAGAAACCACTGACAGTGAAACCTTATTTTGGATGTTATTATCAATCTGTCTGTGATGTATCAGGGTTTTTGTTCTGGTGTTCTTCACAGATGTCACACCTGTCCGCTCACCCACCAGCTCTCTGAAGCTTGGGGCACTGCTGTTTCCTGGTAGAGCTGGCAGGGCAGCACGGAGGTCCCCAGGGACCTCTGGTAGACAATAACCTCTTATTACCTTGTAGATTCATAAAATACACCTAAATTCTGGAATATGTAAATATTACGACAGACATTGCTGTTATCTTACATCATCAGCTGTGTCCAATCTAAGTTTATCTAAAAAACTTGTGATTCAGATGAAATGACACTGAATACAGTACTAGCATTTTAAGAATCAACTGTTGTTGATGGTTTACACACGGTGAGAGATCAATTCAAGAACAGGAGAGTCCATTAAATTATAAATACATTATATTATTGGGAGCTAAGTCAAGTCATTTCATTTGTTAATCACAAATGTTGATGATAGTGATGTAGAGggaacattaacattttttttaagacaaCTTAAAACAAGTCTAATCAAAGATTATACTAATCAAATAATGAAATCAAAGATCATCTATTAAAGATTAGACTTAATTTGGAGTCTGTATCAGTCTTAATTCTGACTGTTTCCTAATCAGTGTTTAACAAAGTCTTGCCGTCAGTACTTAAATTCCTGCCGGAAAAAAAACGTTTCAACAAGCATCTCCACAGCTTGAATTATTACTGCTGCTCTCACCAACACACTTGTGTCTTTTGACAAAACAGGGCCGAGTGTATCTTTTATTGCAAACGCTGcaactaaatggtttctctcctgtgtggacagtcaggtGTCGTCTCAAATCTCCCTTTAGTGCAAATCCTTTACTACAGATTGAACAACTAAATGGTTTCTCCCCTGTGTGGACAACCAAGTGtcgtttcatattttgttttagtgTAAATTTTTTACTGCAAACTGAACAACTAAATGGTTTCACCCCTGAGTGGAAAGTCAAGTGTCGTCTCAGGTGTTGCCTCTGTGCGAATCTTTTACTACAAACTGTACAACAAAATGGTTTCTCCtctgtgtggattctcatgtgtTTAACCAAACTGTTACTGAGACTGAAATTTGCTTTACAAACTGAGCAGGTGAAACAATTTTTTCCCGCATGATCTcttaatgatgtttttccagtATTACAGTCCATATCACTGACAGGTACTTCATTGTTTTGCAACAAGTTTGAATCTGACTGAGATTCCTGAGTGTCCTCCCAATCTCTactgtcatcagtctcaggttcAGAGTGTAAAGTCCTCTCAATGGTGTCTGGTTGTAGATGTGTGTCTGAatctgagttcctggctggttctggtcctccacagtcctctccatcagcttctgtttccatctgttcagtTTGTCTGTTATAAAACTGTGAGGACTGGGGTATctcctcatcttcttcttcactcttcacagaGACAGAAGTGACTGTGAACTTGACAtcagcctcctccagcccttgaagctgctctccctcctgactgctccagagttcctcctgttcctctttaatgtgtgggggctctgggtcctcctggtccagacTGGAGCTCCACTCTTGCTGCTCAGGGGAAGCCTCTTCTTTAACCACAAACGGCTGCTGGACATCTGTGGAGAATAATGAAAAACATACATATGATCAGAGGTAACACTGGCTGGCATATGCCAGCTTTTGGCTGGTATCACGCGTGGTTTGTGGCGAAGCTCCATTACCAACTGGTAgtactccccgtgatccaccctTTTTTAgagtctcatgtacccacacagatctccgtttccctgtaCCCAACAGCCTTTcgccctcaaccagagctacagcaagtatcctctgcctgtccattttaagAACTAGCTTTCTTTCTCTACTTATGAACAAATATGCATGTACCGTCAAAAAGCGAGACGATGAGCCACTTTGAGATAAAAAGCCGTCAaagataataaaacaataaaaccagtacaaacctgctctgtgtgaCCGAACTTCAGGGTTGTAAACAGCGTCCAGTAGTTTCTGTTGTCGGTGATTCTCTTTTGAACTGAACTCAAGTTTCTCCTCGTACTCTGCTATCGTTGTTTCAAACAGCTCAAAGATCTCTTCAGCAGCCGCAGTTAGTCGCTGGTTGACAAAGGCTCTCAGCATTTGAACTTTAGACATTATTATAAATTACAGAAACTTTTCCTCAAAAACAATCAAGTTAAAATGGTTTGTTCGATCTTATGTGCGCTGCGGTGAAAGATTACATTCGCGTCCGCCTACTTCCAGCTAGCGAGCTAACCTCATTAGCTTTGCAGAACACCGGGGGCTAATCCAGACGTTTAAAATTGGAGGGAGCAGCACACCATCCATTCAGACGGGATTACCTGGACATTGTGGGTCCATGAAAATTTGTTATCCTTCGAATTGTTACTCCGACTCCGCTGTGGTCGCATTCCGTTTCCGTATATTTCTAGCTAGCACACTATGCTAACTTTATTTAGCATTCTTAGCTAACAGAGACGAGTCTGCGGTGAAACGTTCCGAAAACTTAGAAAAAGTCCATTTAAACAAGTTTATCTTAACGTACGGAATCCGGTGGTTCACTCCGGTTGTATCTgatgaagtaggtgatggaaAGAGCAGGGCTCACGGCGGAGAAAAGGGTTTTCAGCAAAGACCTGTCAACACACCCCTTCTAGCAGActgcaaacaggaagtaaacCTGCTGCCAGCACCgcttcttcaaaataaaagtgatcACACTATTTTACTCACTGCTAGTTGTGTTGCAGAATGGCCCATGAGAATGTTATTTCATACAGTTTATTGTATTATTGGTTCAGTATTACTGATATATCATGATTTAAGCAGCATCttgagtaaaaaaaagtaaaggattctcccctctctcttccacatacacatacacacaatgaTATTCCCTGCATTTATAAACATATATCAATCTAGCAAATAACAGGTTAGGATCAACTGTGTGACTGTATTTTCCATAATggtatcagaaaaaaatattgcaaatgCTACAGTATGGAATCTGCGACATTATTAATGCACCAACTCTACTACAACTCACATTAAGATTACTTGTTTGAGACCTTAATGATGTTGTATTCTTTGACGAAGAACTCTGTCATTCTGTTtacatatttgtatttgtttttctgttaaacttttctcccttttttgtgaaatattagATCATTTTACCTCTTTGGGCCTCAAACGTTGACTTACTTAAAAGAAACCATGTCACATTTTCCCAAGTTTAGAGGGGAAATGTCTCTTTGGTGAAAATGCTAACAACTCAGAGACACCTGAAACACATCTGCTTACTTGTTAGTGGTTACAAGACTTTGAGCCTCTGTTCAATCATTAAATACACATCATGACTAAATGTATCACACTgtatgtccatccatccatccattttctaaggTCGCCAGATTATCGCAGGGAgataaccattcacactcacattcacacctacagacaatttagagtcaccaattaacctatctccaatctgcatgtctttggactgtgggaggaagctggagtacctggagaaaacccttGCTGaaatggggagaacatgcaaactctgcacagaaaggctcccacacccgggatcgaaccaggaaccctcttgctgtgaggcgacagtatGGTTGCacaatatttctctctgaaatATAGAGGAGGAGAAATATAAGGTAGCATAAAGTGAAAATAATCCAGCACActtatttgacagctttagttacgaGTTACTTCTCAAATCAGGATTCTGTGCACAAAATATACGAAAAGCGCCTAAATGATGATTAATTTTTGTGGATTAAAGGACCCAACAGaatattaaattaaagctgaaatgattgattgatcaaaCAACAGAAATTAATCAACAGAAGATTAATTTTTAATACCTCGTCTAACCACTTCTACTCTAAGATTTCCCTTTGGTGGAGGATAGATGATATATTAATGGTATGGAATGGTACATTGACTAAGCTATATGCTTTCATGGAGTACACCAATTGTACATTCACATTACTGTCTTTCACTTCAGAGCTTGATCTTGATAAAAGAAATCTTGGATCTCACCATATGAACAGCAATTATACATTATGCTCAAAGACTGAAAACCCTTTTGTGAAAATACTCTTCTAACAGATAGTTATTATATGCAGCCAACCTGCTAAAAATGGGTGATAGTCTTCTTTctcattgccagtagaccagagctgtgtacatggctctgcagtagatgagtatgcctttctgtttttgttttttacttctggtgtgtcacgttcaaCCTCATGAATGCACTGAAAAACATGTTGGTGAAAAGTAGAGAGCTGTGTTTATATCAGTAATTGTGTCAATGGAACCTAAGTCgttaatttataatttataaaTCACAAATGTTGACCATAGTGTGGTATAAGTGCACAAAATATACTATGAGATGTTTTGAAACTATTTCAatcaatgaaaacatgaatgaagaATATTTAGTAGGATGAATACTGATTTTCTGCCTAAGGATAGTCTGATTCCAGGCCTATATACAACTCAATGGTTTGTCGGTTAGGACAAAGGAGCAAAGCTGAGGTTCCAGTCCAATCTTTTCATTTGAAGATAGTTTGGTTTATCTGATAACAGAAGAAAAGGAATAAAATCTAGACACCATAGTTCCTAATTTCAATAGATAACCCAACAAAGGCAGTTTAGCGTCACAATTTTAACAGTGTTAACTTAGGCATAAAGAGAAAAACTTCCCATTAATGAAACTTATCTATACAGCAAATTAATCATAAACTACTAAAGCTGATTTAATGcatttaaacaaaagaaaacctacatttcacacaaacagtTCAAACAATAGGAAGGAAAAGTCATCCACATGTGGCAAGCCAGCTCTTGGTTCTCTAGGGGTTTGCCATAGGTGAGCTGACTGCCTATAAAGGCTCTGAAGCTCCGCCCATCCAgggagcagagagacagactgaagaaGGTTAAAGGGGAGGGGATTTTCAATAATACATGTTATACCAAAAACACAGTGtccagaaaacaaaataatgttgAGAACAAATAACAGAATCAAGAAATGTCAACAGTTGAACAAGAATATATTTTTGACTGGTTAGACATGTTGGCCAAAAGATTGATTTTACTACCCTACATTCATTGTACTGTGTGCCACCCGGGTCTGGTGAAAGTGAGCTAACATTGCTGCTTCTTTGGTGATTACAGCAAGTAACGCCGCCTgacccaacagtgttgctgtggaaacatcatgttgaccctctggtctccccccAGGTTGCCCCAGTGAGTAGGTGGTTCAATTTTGAGTCACAAACTCCCTGTCTGAGTGTATCGTTTgattatccagagcaccgcatTCTCCAGGGGGTAGAgtgcactctgtctggggaaaCGAAGCAGCACAGTGCCAAGCCaggtgaatgtgtgattaacttgttcgttaattcatgtagaaatataacgctccctttcttcaaccaacagggctctcattttagtgacacataacacaagacaacattttaagagtcctatgtagcctacagccctgtggtcgTGAGtcctgttttgcctccagctaatgaaATGACATCATAGTGAGGTCAACCCTCAAAGGGTCTACTATATCTTACATCTCACATGATGTAGTGTAGTTTTAATTATCCAGTTAGTTACTGGTTAACAGGTGGGAGGCTATCTTAAGAAAAATCTACAAAAATTGACATCCCTAACAGAATTACAACACTTGTGCAGCTTCATTTTGTCTGAGAAGACTTTGTATCATCCTGAAATCTACAGTGTTAAACCTAGTCTTGCCCTCAGTGCTTAAATTATGCTGgaaaaaatgtctcaacaagCATCTCCACAGATTCACTTATTACTGCTACTCTCACCAACACACTTGTGTCGTTTGACATAGTTGAGTCGAGTGAATCTTTTATTGCAAACACTGCAACTGAATGGTTTCTCCCCTGTGTGGATAATCAAGTGTTCTTTCAGAGTTCCTTTTAGCGCAAAACTTTTACGACAAACTGAACAACTAAATG is part of the Epinephelus moara isolate mb chromosome 22, YSFRI_EMoa_1.0, whole genome shotgun sequence genome and harbors:
- the LOC126384331 gene encoding gastrula zinc finger protein XlCGF8.2DB-like isoform X2, with the translated sequence MDPQCPDVQQPFVVKEEASPEQQEWSSSLDQEDPEPPHIKEEQEELWSSQEGEQLQGLEEADVKFTVTSVSVKSEEEDEEIPQSSQFYNRQTEQMETEADGEDCGGPEPARNSDSDTHLQPDTIERTLHSEPETDDSRDWEDTQESQSDSNLLQNNEVPVSDMDCNTGKTSLRDHAGKNCFTCSVCKANFSLSNSLVKHMRIHTEEKPFCCTVCSKRFAQRQHLRRHLTFHSGVKPFSCSVCSKKFTLKQNMKRHLVVHTGEKPFSCSICSKGFALKGDLRRHLTVHTGEKPFSCSVCNKRYTRPCFVKRHKCVGESSSNNSSCGDAC
- the LOC126384331 gene encoding zinc finger protein 135-like isoform X1 translates to MSKVQMLRAFVNQRLTAAAEEIFELFETTIAEYEEKLEFSSKENHRQQKLLDAVYNPEVRSHRADVQQPFVVKEEASPEQQEWSSSLDQEDPEPPHIKEEQEELWSSQEGEQLQGLEEADVKFTVTSVSVKSEEEDEEIPQSSQFYNRQTEQMETEADGEDCGGPEPARNSDSDTHLQPDTIERTLHSEPETDDSRDWEDTQESQSDSNLLQNNEVPVSDMDCNTGKTSLRDHAGKNCFTCSVCKANFSLSNSLVKHMRIHTEEKPFCCTVCSKRFAQRQHLRRHLTFHSGVKPFSCSVCSKKFTLKQNMKRHLVVHTGEKPFSCSICSKGFALKGDLRRHLTVHTGEKPFSCSVCNKRYTRPCFVKRHKCVGESSSNNSSCGDAC